One window of Aspergillus oryzae RIB40 DNA, chromosome 3 genomic DNA carries:
- a CDS encoding uncharacterized protein (predicted protein), with product MSTTSLAQPRTYYKMSSIDQQKKLIKRICQKYQNSPWPSLAQLQKATSLDTPAPARGGVWIARTSFSAPTNPAIRDVLYTVIHRLKKEYHRISPVEETPVIDVGVEFIGPRSQVPDDAPEPDIPEEEKLRALLQECNSELTILYAHGGGLYFSSPAQYRASSIGLAKLTGARVASIKYRLTPSHTFPASILDILVAYASLLYPLADHTGRNSAGANITLGLMKLLLEVQKLPPSDATFDFHGQSVALPLPAGLAICDQCDSLPSWHCNGETDILTVLQPACMPGHPTDSIWPASPPREVPYCVAATLDHELRGVDGNRVVASQAAKSGVTVIWNEYEGMPHEVLIFLSALPQAQHLLQLWAAACQAFAGGKIGARELQSGAVRWLIPDCKPMVLGSPVGIAPLPFEEVRKRMEYNATRPVWTGELHEHKL from the exons ATGAGTACGACTTCACTAGCACAACCCCGGACATATTACAAGATGTCTTCGATCGATcagcaaaagaagctcaTCAAACGTATTTGCCAGAAATACCAAAATTCACCATGGCCCTCCCTCGCCCAGCTCCAGAAAGCTACTTCTCTCGATACCCCAGCCCCAGCCCGTGGAGGAGTCTGGATCGCTAGAACCAGCTTTTCAGCACCCACTAACCCAGCTATCAGAGACGTCCTGTACACAGTTATACACcgtttaaaaaaagaataccACCGCATCTCACCGGTGGAAGAAACTCCAGTCATCGACGTGGGCGTCGAATTCATCGGTCCTCGCTCTCAAGTCCCGGATGATGCCCCTGAACCAGATATaccagaggaagaaaagcttcGTGCCCTGCTGCAGGAATGCAATAGCGAACTGACCATTCTCTACGCTCATGGCGGTGGTCTCTA CTTCAGTAGCCCGGCACAGTATCGTGCTTCCTCCATTGGCCTGGCAAAGCTAACTGGAGCGCGCGTCGCCTCCATTAAATACCGTCTTACGCCATCCCATACCTTCCCCGCTTCTATCCTCGACATTCTTGTCGCATACGCCAGCCTACTCTACCCTCTCGCCG ATCATACTGGCCGGAACAGCGCCGGAGCGAATATAACCCTCGGTCTCATGAAACTCCTCCTCGAAGTGCAGAAACTGCCTCCCTCAGACGCAACTTTCGATTTCCATGGACAGTCTGTTGCCCTCCCTCTCCCAGCCGGTCTTGCGATA TGTGATCAGTGTGATTCACTTCCCTCCTGGCACTGTAATGGCGAGACCGACATTCTCACCGTGCTTCAGCCCGCGTGTATGCCCGGCCATCCCACCGATAGCATTTGGCCTGCGAGTCCACCGCGCGAAGTCCCCTACTGCGTGGCTGCGACTCTCGACCATGAACTT CGCGGAGTAGATGGGAATCGGGTGGTGGCAAGTCAGGCAGCGAAGTCCGGTGTCACGGTGATCTGGAATGAGTATGAGGGCATGCCCCATGAGGTTCTGATCTTTCTTAGTGCTTTACCGCAAGctcagcatcttcttcaactctggGCTGCAGCCTGTCAAGCCTTTGCGGGGGGTAAAATTGGGGCGCGAGAGTTGCAGTCCGGGGCTGTGAGATGGTTGATACCGGATTGTAAACCGATGGTATTGGGTAGTCCGGTTGGTATTGCGCCGTTGCCATTTGAGGAGGTGAGAAAGAGGATGGAGTATAATGCCACACGGCCGGTTTGGACTGGGGAATTACACGAGCATAAGTTGTGA